A window of the Drosophila simulans strain w501 chromosome 2L, Prin_Dsim_3.1, whole genome shotgun sequence genome harbors these coding sequences:
- the LOC6731626 gene encoding L-ascorbate oxidase: MSVSHNYDQMSQPTTTTTTQTKTSKRPSRFNSKMPVVNSRLAELARITVLLTALLQFVSYASGLQTVGESADDNTICLYQEYNTTYRKEIGAVWFASKDPCLVYSCAAGVAKDPQAHIVVTQVDCNEFYCEVGSELRSVEGSCCGECVRTHCQHNHTLYAVGESWHNDADCTLIECGRLDNGQIVMNTYKRNCPALTEDCPASRLEERNCCPYCRPLQTARIEELQDNVAESTDDIWTAEWYRNHPCNRDCQVGAEPMTCRYKFVVEWYQTFSKACYDCPRNLTDCSRPHCVMGDGLERSITVVNRMMPGPAIEVCEGDEIVVDVKNHLLGESTSIHWHGLHQKKTPYMDGVPHITQCPITPHATFRYSFPADLSGTHFWHSHTGMQRGDGVFGALIIRKPKTAEPHGGLYDFDLSEHVMIVQDWIHDTGASIFSYHHHSRGDNKPHNLLVNGKGRYYNRIWAEAKQAHRRAEERTTQPVEPLPKSQVDFVQTLPRQARLAKTNTTKLFPVNSRQKRGNLNEIPLELVPHQIYTVRRGFRYRFRIINAEYLNCPIVVSIDGHNLTAINSDGFDIEAMDVGSIVTYSGERFDFVLNANLEVGNYWIRLKGLMDCSEVFTSAFQVAILRYEGAPDEEPTAELSYGHKAEGIELNVMNRGPGYPDTKTVAEMRALPIYDHVSGIDHDTLKPEADYKFFIYYDFYTKNNPDFHDKDLYAMDMEMTQQNRLYTPQLNHITLKFPSLAMLPSRSQLKDSDFCNETSLMDQGIDCRQEFCKCHHVLQVPLGAVVEMIIVDEGFQYYANHPFHLHGNAFRVMGLERLGENVTVEMIKQLDQFNLLKRNLDNPPVKDTVTIPDGGYTIIRFEASNPGYWLFHCHIEFHAEIGMALVFKVGNDDQMVPVPENFPTCGDYNPDMRSDEGTTEDSGSSKPITATPPNTGGGGSGLEPTLITLMISFMLVKIYR, from the exons ATGAGCGTAAGCCATAATTATGACCAAATGAGCCAgccgacaacgacaacaacaacgcaaacaaaaacatcgaAAAGGCCAAGCAGATTCAACAGCAAAATGCCGGTTGTCAACAGCAGATTAGCAGAGTTAGCTCGGATAACAGTACTCTTAACAGcgctgctgcagtttgtgAGCTACGCCAGTGGCTTGCAAACTGTAGGCGAATCAGCAG ATGATAATACCATCTGCCTGTATCAGGAGTACAACACCACCTATCGAAAGGAGATTGGCGCAGTGTGGTTTGCCTCAAAGGATCCATGTTTGGTGTATTCCTGTGCAGCTGGTGTGGCCAAGGATCCACAGGCGCATATTGTGGTCACCCAAGTCGATTGCAATGAGTTCTACTGTGAAGTG GGTTCCGAGCTGCGTAGTGTCGAAGGCAGTTGCTGCGGGGAGTGTGTAAGGACTCACTGTCAACACAACCACACCCTGTATGCGGTGGGTGAATCATGGCACAATGATGCCGATTGCACGCTCATCGAATGTGGACGTCTGGATAATGGACAGATTGTAATGAATACATACAAGAGAAATTGTCCGGCTCTGACTGAAGATTGTCCAGCTTCAAGATTGGAGGAGCGAAACTGCTGTCCCTACTGCAGGCCCCTCCAAACGGCCAGGATTGAGGAGCTGCAGGACAATGTAGCGGAGAGCACAGATGATATTTGGACAGCCGAATGGTATCGGAACCATCCCTGCAATCGGGATTGCCAAGTGGGAGCCGAACCCATGACCTGTCGCTACAAGTTTGTGGTGGAATGGTACCAGACCTTTTCCAAAGCCTGCTACGATTGCCCACGGAATCTTACAGATTGCTCCCGACCACACTGTGTCATGGGCGATGGTTTAGAGCGTAGTATCACTGTGGTCAATCGGATGATGCCCGGACCAGCGATTGAAGTCTGTGAGGGCGATGAAATAGTGGTCGATGTGAAGAATCATTTGTTGGGTGAGAGCACATCGATTCACTGGCATGGTCTGCACCAGAAGAAGACCCCCTATATGGATGGTGTACCTCACATCACTCAGTGTCCAATTACTCCACATGCGACCTTCAGGTATTCCTTTCCAGCCGATCTCTCCGGCACTCACTTCTGGCACTCGCACACTGGCATGCAGCGAGGTGATGGAGTTTTCGGTGCCTTGATCATCCGAAAACCAAAGACAGCCGAACCACACGGAGGACTCTACGACTTTGACCTCAGCGAGCATGTGATGATTGTCCAGGATTGGATACACGACACGGGTGCCAGCATATTTTCCTATCATCATCACTCCCGAGGTGATAATAAGCCCCACAACCTGCTCGTTAACGGCAAGGGACGTTACTACAATCGCATTTGGGCGGAAGCGAAGCAAGCTCATCGCAGAGCTGAGGAGAGGACTACCCAACCCGTGGAGCCATTGCCCAAGTCCCAGGTGGACTTCGTTCAGACACTACCGAGACAAGCTCGATTGGCTAAAACTAATACCACCAAACTATTTCCCGTGAATTCCCGCCAAAAGAGGGGTAATTTGAATGAGATACCCTTGGAACTGGTTCCCCATCAGATTTACACAGTGCGAAGAGGTTTTCGTTACCGCTTCAGGATTATAAACGCGGAATATCTAAACTGTCCGATTGTGGTTTCTATTGACGGTCATAACTTGACAGCCATAAACTCGGATGGCTTTGATATTGAGGCAATGGACGTGGGCTCTATAGTTACCTATTCCGGTGAGCGATTTGATTTTGTGCTCAATGCCAATCTCGAGGTGGGAAACTATTGGATTCGACTTAAGGGTTTGATGGACTGCAGCGAAGTCTTTACCTCCGCCTTTCAAGTGGCCATCCTTCGCTATGAGGGAGCTCCAGATGAAGAGCCTACTGCGGAATTGAGTTACGGCCACAAGGCTGAGGGCATTGAACTGAATGTGATGAACCGGGGCCCTGGTTACCCGGACACCAAAACCGTTGCAGAAATGAGGGCTCTGCCCATCTATGATCATGTCTCGGGCATCGATCACGATACACTGAAACCGGAAGCGGACTACAAGTTTTTCATCTACTACGATTTCTATACTAAGAATAACCCCGACTTTCACGATAAAGATCTTTATGCCATGGACATGGAGATGACCCAGCAGAACCGCCTGTACACCCCTCAACTGAATCATATTACCTTAAAGTTTCCTTCGCTAGCAATGCTACCTTCGAGAAGTCAGCTAAAGGACTCGGACTTCTGTAACGAAACGAGCCTAATGGATCAGGGTATCGATTGTCGCCAGGAGTTCTGCAAGTGTCATCATGTGCTGCAGGTACCATTGGGCGCCGTGGTCGAGATGATCATCGTGGATGAGGGATTCCAATACTATGCCAATCATCCCTTTCATTTGCATGGAAACGCCTTCAGAGTCATGGGATTGGAGCGTTTGGGCGAGAACGTCACCGTTGAAATG ATAAAACAATTGGATCAGTTCAATCTACTCAAGCGGAATCTGGACAATCCCCCCGTGAAGGATACAGTTACTATTCCAGATGGAGGCTATACCATCATCAGATTCGAGGCCTCTAATCCGGGCTATTGGCTTTTCCATTGCCACATCGAATTCCATGCCGAGATCGGTATGGCTCTGGTCTTCAAAGTGGGTAACGACGATCAAATGGTTCCGGTGCCAGAGAACTTTCCCACCTGCGGAGATTACAATCCAGACATGAGATCTGATGAAGGAACTACGGAAGATTCGGGATCCAGCAAGCCCATAACAGCTACTCCCCCAAATACAGGAGGCGGTGGATCGGGTCTGGAACCCACATTGATTACATTGATGATAAGTTTTATGCTAGTGAAAATCTATCGATAA
- the LOC6731627 gene encoding fat body protein 2 encodes MFDWTGKNVVYVGSFSGIGWQMMMQLMQKDVKMMGIMHRMENVEMMKKLQAINPSVKVVFMQMNLMERMSIDQAMKKMGQMMGHIDVMINGEGVLLDKDVETTMGMNLTGMIHSTMMAIPYMDKTQMGMGGMVVNMSSVYGLEPAPAFAVYAAAMHGILGFTRSMGDKMIYQKTGVMFMAMCPGLTNSEMMMNLRDNVTWHHSESMVEAIESAKRQMPEEAAMQMIHAMEMMKNGSMWIVNMGQLKEVMPTMHWQM; translated from the exons atgtttgacTGGACCGGTAAGAATGTTGTCTACGTGGGCAGCTTCAGCGGCATTGGATGGCAGATGATGATGCAGCTGATGCAGAAGGACGTCAAGATGATGGGCATTATGCATCGCATGGAGAACGTTGAGATGATGAAGAAGCTGCAGGCCATTAATCCGTCCGTGAAAGTGGTCTTCATGCAAATGAACCTCATGGAAAGGATGTCGATAGACCAGGCGATGAAGAAAATGGGTCAAATGATGGGACACATTGATGTGATGATCAATGGCGAGGGTGTCCTGCTCGACAAGGATGTGGAGACTACGATGGGCATGAATCTG ACTGGCATGATCCACTCGACCATGATGGCCATCCCCTACATGGACAAGACACAGATGGGCATGGGTGGCATGGTGGTTAACATGTCCTCTGTCTATGGCCTGGAACCAGCGCCCGCATTTGCCGTCTACGCCGCTGCCATGCACGGCATCCTCGGATTCACCCGCTCCATGGGCGACAAAATGATCTACCAGAAGACCGGCGTCATGTTCATGGCCATGTGCCCCGGACTCACCAACAGCGAGATGATGATGAACCTGCGCGACAACGTTACCTGGCACCACTCCGAGTCCATGGTGGAGGCCATCGAGAGCGCCAAGCGCCAAATGCCCGAGGAGGCAGCCATGCAAATGATCCACGCAATGGAGATGATGAAGAACGGCAGCATGTGGATTGTCAACATGGGCCAGCTGAAGGAGGTTATGCCCACGATGCACTGGCAGATGTAA
- the LOC27206676 gene encoding uncharacterized protein LOC27206676, with protein sequence MPNYTFPYTSRCISCGVAVSTKGCLFKVSQNEVQDKLNSCGLEDVTSNAPTSKISNLRKRHSQIKRKRNSSHRKLINGFKRSLASTKKPFTPFVKKQILLMSSEPFLYKAVILREMIRLGRKPNRKFEKAAINAVIQ encoded by the coding sequence ATGCCGAATTATACGTTTCCATATACAAGTCGATGCATTAGCTGTGGCGTCGCAGTTTCCACAAAAGGATGCCTATTCAAAGTTTCTCAAAACGAGGTTCAGGACAAACTGAATTCTTGTGGCTTGGAGGACGTTACCTCAAATGCTCCGACCTCAAAAATAAGCAATCTTCGAAAACGGCATAgtcaaataaaaaggaaaaggaataGTTCTCACAGAAAGCTAATTAATGGCTTTAAAAGGTCTCTAGCATCTACGAAAAAACCATTCACTCCGTTtgtaaagaaacaaattttattgatGTCTTCAGAGCCCTTTCTCTATAAGGCTGTCATTCTAAGAGAGATGATCAGGTTAGGAAGAAAACCGAATCGAAAGTTCGAAAAGGCTGCGATAAATGCTGTAATTCAGTAA
- the LOC6731628 gene encoding alpha-(1,3)-fucosyltransferase B, which translates to MRLAQRYGIALVALLLVGATVLFFWSENMMIFDNTQFNSPVELVWWSRDMSWNYDEQRQCGIHTCRITNKRSRRPLARGVLFYGSNIKTGDFPLPRSKHQVWALLHEESPRNTPFVSNKEFLRHFHFTSTFSRYSNLPLTTMYLPSGEALTSKDYYVTFGGKSRYGYRPPTSVVFLQSDCDTMSGREDYVKELMKHLPIDSYGSCLRNRDLPESLQKDYLNNLYSPELLRFLSEYKFMIAIENAACPDYITEKFWRPLIMGVIPIYFGSPTIKDWEPNNKSAIFVNDFQNPQALVKYLNKLADNQELYDSYRQHKLNRRNPISNKKLLHNLVTRQYHMGDSSPGASLFEKFECAVCYHVINTARNVRADSRHYNCPLEPVYAKMEGQKIPQNVADWRAAMEVGQCQAKILDEFFRRNIGFNDAEFDAELNRRIEGNNCSNSSNT; encoded by the exons ATGCGACTGGCACAACGTTACGGGATTGCACTGGTTGCGCTGCTACTGGTTGGGGCGACCGTATTGTTCTTCTGGTCGGAAAATATGATGATCTTCGACAACACCCAGTTCAACAGTCCTGTGGAGCTGGTCTGGTGGTCCAGGGATATGTCCTGGAATTACGACGAGCAGCGCCAGTGCGGAATTCATACTTGCCGCATCACCAACAAGCGGAGCCGCCGTCCATTGGCCCGG GGCGTCCTGTTTTACGGCTCAAACATAAAGACGGGAGACTTTCCCCTGCCTCGGAGCAAGCACCAAGTCTGGGCCCTGCTGCATGAAGAATCACCAAGGAACACCCCTTTTGTGTCCAATAAAGAGTTCCTTCGCCACTTCCACTTCACATCCACGTTTAGCCGCTACAGCAACTTGCCGCTGACTACGATGTACTTGCCCAGTGGCGAGGCGCTCACCTCGAAGGATTACTACGTTACGTTTGGCGGCAAGTCGAGGTACGGATACCGTCCACCCACATCGGTGGTGTTCCTCCAAAGCGACTGCGACACGATGTCTGGAAGAGAGGACTACGTAAAGGAACTGATGAAACATCTTCCGATCGATTCCTACGGCAGCTGCCTGCGGAACAGAGATCTGCCAGAGAG cTTGCAGAAGGATTACTTGAATAATCTATATTCACCGGAGTTGCTTCGTTTCCTGTCCGAATACAAGTTCATGATTGCCATTGAGAACGCTGCCTGTCCGGATTATATTACCGAAAAGTTTTGGCGTCCTTTGATAATGGGAGTAATTCCAATTTACTTTGGCTCACCCACCATAAAA GACTGGGAACCGAATAATAAATCTGCAATTTTTGTAAACGACTTTCAAAATCCCCAGGCATTGGTAAAGTATCTCAATAAGTTGGCGGATAACCAAGAGCTGTACGATTCGTACCGCCAACACAAACTAAATCGGCGCAACCCCATTTCCAACAAAAAGCTGCTCCACAACCTTGTCACGCGCCAGTACCACATGGGTGATTCATCTCCGGGAGCATCTCTCTTTGAGAAGTTCGAGTGTGCCGTGTGCTACCATGTAATCAACACGGCCAGGAACGTGAGGGCCGACTCGCGTCATTACAACTGTCCCCTGGAACCGGTGTATGCTAAGATGGAGGGTCAGAAAATTCCTCAGAATGTCGCGGATTGGCGAGCCGCGATGGAGGTAGGCCAGTGCCAAGCTAAAATACTCGATGAGTTCTTCCGTCGAAACATCGGCTTCAACGATGCTGAGTTTGATGCTGAGCTCAATCGGCGGATTGAGGGAAACAATTGCAGTAATAGTTCCAatacttaa
- the LOC6731629 gene encoding vacuolar protein sorting-associated protein 54 translates to MATTRSAGGAATSVDTGPAAGNSGIRKLSTASGGGVAGGVAPSWQSCYYCTREHFKSISDFVNHLRNRHCTREGGSFVCRYGFNGVCASLPLDGVSDRDYDAHVAKYHVNQHTREMPPEWGVYSAAQNLPAVLNDPSRGKQSNLFTKKWGEHFVERSHVPPSPRLPDITHADFSVYLGSIGKRYRWHERRQQQLERDKPLENGAQGAPGPGSGGQTPTHLSSVPEIFLKSQLQLHHPATFKQVFPNYMQTSASSPESHQQTGRQLQEQLSHYLDMVEVKIAQQVSQKSAAFFHAMTTQHAILAEMEQAADQVRQLRAALAELHSHSVVDSFKVLRFAQRRQHYNLTLDKLRLMATVHKTQPMLQLLLGTQDYVAALDLIGTTQEILSAELLGIHCFKHLPMQLSEMEKLIDKMLTTEFERYAAADLNRPLTDALRETDSVCAEEDKLVAIVMGLLRKQNFSFVQAYQQEAIATIRAIIKQLLIEVLARSDSDQEISLTGHGEQALELTLPEWIALLQRSSQALVSILERIKTVVGIMQQTADAAVGAQDAVNLIDSEAFLSPGHHEQLKNQLQQLLQAVCHYCHERCANIVSPQSLERSSASEQELFQLSEIVDQFGETTRSICGVASVPLQLALKVQASRYAQRFHSERKQKLSLLLDQERWRQVDIPHEFQRIIERMAAGDYAKPEMGNLISNGTGNPVLLVEGKQPYTLVSASLMLIRMLYEYGCSAHRLPLLASYHARNVVDLLRCFNSRSCQLIIGAGAMRVAGLKTITSTNLALVSRALQLVLWLLPKLKEHFQAMSGYETIERDYQGHIKEIENKIHGIVSERLAAQLDAWEARPPIPSQTFRHISRHLVKLHEAIAGVLPEAQIHEIYGVVHRNFKDKLREQLLKLNVNNNGGPQHGVVTSELTFYMETLRTLKALPAEQLDNGILEEIWLY, encoded by the exons ATGGCCACGACAAGATCCGCCGGAGGTGCCGCCACGTCCGTTGATACTGGACCGGCAGCAGGGAACTCGGGTATCAGAAAGCTATCGACGGCTAGTGGCGGTGGAGTCGCCGGAGGAGTGGCGCCCAGCTGGCAGAGCTGCTACTACTGCACCCGGGAGCACTTCAAGAGCATCAGCGACTTCGTCAA TCACCTGCGAAATCGTCACTGTACCCGGGAGGGTGGCTCATTCGTGTGCCGCTATGGCTTCAATGGAGTATGTGCCTCGCTTCCACTGGACGGAGTCTCAGATCGCGACTACGACGCCCACGTCGCCAAGTACCATGTCAATCAGCACACGCGCGAAATGCCTCCCGAATGGGGAGTCTACTCGGCAGCCCAAAACCTGCCAGCGGTGCTCAACGATCCCTCGCGAGGAAAGCAGAGCAATTTGTTTACCAAAAAGTGGGGCGAGCATTTTGTGGAACGGAGTCATGTGCCTCCATCACCCCGATTGCCAGATATAACCCATGCGGATTTTTCCGTGTATCTGGGCAGCATAGGGAAGCGATATCGTTGGCAtgagcggcggcagcagcaactggagcGTGATAAACCGCTGGAGAATGGAGCACAAGGAGCACCTGGACCGGGAAGTGGTGGTCAGACACCAACACACTTGAGTTCTGTGCCCGAGATCTTTCTGAAAtcgcagctgcagcttcaTCACCCGGCAACCTTTAAACAGGTATTTCCTAATTACATGCAAACATCGGCTTCCAGTCCGGAAAGTCATCAGCAAACTGGGCGTCAGCTGCAGGAACAGCTGAGTCACTACCTGGACATGGTGGAAGTTAAAATAGCGCAACAGGTATCGCAGAAATCGGCTGCGTTCTTTCATGCCATGACCACGCAGCATGCGATCTTGGCTGAGATGGAGCAGGCGGCAGACCAAGTACGTCAGTTGAGGGCAGCTCTGGCCGAACTCCACAGCCACTCGGTTGTAGACAGCTTCAAAGTGCTGCGTTTCGCCCAAAGAAGACAGCACTATAACCTCACACTAGATAAACTCCGACTGATGGCCACCGTACACAAGACGCAACCGATGCTGCAGCTCCTACTGGGCACCCAGGACTATGTGGCAGCATTGGATTTGATAGGCACCACGCAGGAAATACTTTCCGCCGAACTCCTTGGCATTCACTGCTTTAAGCACCTGCCAATGCAGCTCagtgaaatggaaaagcttATTGACAAAATGCTTACCACGGAATTCGAACGCTATGCTGCTGCCGATCTAAATCGACCGTTAACGGATGCCCTCCGGGAAACCGACAGCGTTTGCGCCGAGGAGGATAAACTCGTAGCTATTGTGATGGGCCTGTTGCGCAAGCAGAACTTCTCCTTTGTCCAGGCTTACCAACAAGAAGCCATTGCCACCATTCGAGCCATCATAAAACAGCTTCTGATTGAGGTGTTGGCGCGGAGTGACAGCGATCAGGAGATCAGTTTAACGGGCCACGGAGAGCAGGCTTTAGAGCTCACCCTTCCCGAATGGATTGCTCTGCTCCAGCGTTCCAGCCAAGCTTTGGTTTCCATTCTCGAAAGAATCAAAACTGTAGTCGGTATAATGCAGCAAACAGCGGACGCAGCTGTGGGAGCCCAGGACGCAGTGAATCTGATAGATTCAGAAGCCTTTTTGAGTCCTGGACACCATGAGCAACTAAAAAACCAATTGCAACAACTCCTTCAAGCCGTCTGCCACTACTGCCATGAGCGTTGTGCCAACATTGTGTCCCCTCAGAGCCTGGAAAGGAGCTCAGCTAGTGAGCAAGAGCTTTTCCAACTGTCTGAGATTGTGGATCAGTTTGGCGAGACAACAAGGAGCATTTGTGGAGTGGCCAGTGTGCCCCTCCAGCTGGCCCTCAAAGTCCAAGCCTCCCGATACGCTCAACGATTCCATTCCGAACGAAAGCAGAAGTTGTCCTTACTCCTGGATCAGGAGCGATGGCGCCAAGTAGACATTCCCCACGAGTTTCAAAGAATAATCGAACGTATGGCCGCCGGGGACTATGCCAAACCGGAGATGGGCAATCTGATAAGCAATGGAACAGGCAACCCAGTGCTCTTGGTGGAAGGAAAACAACCGTACACGTTGGTCAGCGCTTCCCTAATGCTCATCCGAATGTTGTATGAGTACGGTTGTAGTGCTCATCGGTTGCCATTGTTAGCCAGCTATCACGCCAGGAATGTGGTGGACCTGCTGCGCTGCTTCAACTCAAGAAGCTGCCAACTGATTATCGGAGCAGGAGCAATGCGAGTGGCTGGGCTAAAAACCATAACGAGCACCAACCTGGCTCTGGTTTCGCGAGCACTGCAACTAGTTCTTTGGCTACTGCCCAAACTTAAAGAGCATTTCCAAGCGATGAGCGGATACGAAACCATCGAGCGGGACTACCAAGGTCACATCAAGGAGATCGAGAATAAGATACACGGAATTGTATCCGAGAGATTGGCAGCTCAACTGGATGCCTGGGAAGCCAGACCACCTATACCTTCTCAGACATTCCGTCACATCTCGCGTCACCTGGTGAAACTTCACGAGGCCATCGCCGGTGTGCTGCCGGAGGCACAGATACACGAAATCTACGGCGTTGTTCATCGAAACTTTAAAGACAAGCTGCGGGAACAACTGCTCAAGTTGAATGTGAACAACAATGGGGGTCCGCAGCACGGGGTGGTGACATCAGAGCTGACCTTCTACATGGAGACGCTGCGCACACTGAAAGCCCTGCCCGCCGAGCAGCTAGACAACGGGATTCTGGAGGAGATCTGGCTCTACTGA
- the LOC6731631 gene encoding cytoplasmic dynein 2 light intermediate chain 1, with product MRLPLIFHSLHQRLQKMFVKKNEGGDNATPSIQDIAGRLAEEQQRLRQLEATTTPKERTVLVLGSKCVGKTTAINKFFDREEHATRPTLALEYSFGRRIGSGKSPQVMNVWELGSLDNAEQLLEVPMRTHGLQQLAVVLMLDLSQPQRFWTDLECAYKGLRDTAQQMMEKVTPELREILEQRTVERVGQQNKDVEKLDPLPFPVIIVGGKYDVFSGFDPVIRKHTCRCLRSMAHLIGGALLFYSQKMPKLAKVLRDTINHLGFGSPAHPFRSHVLDFNEPLCIWFGTDSWSKIGDTGAQSVERIGATFGVEVPQLQLEKQKLQETTDPAKDPGFKESLIDEMRSQKNEELAGLMRDVLLRGKFESVQT from the exons ATGCGCTTGCCGCTAATCTTTCACAGCCTGCACCAGCGTcttcaaaaaatgtttgtaaagAAAAACGAGGGCGGCGATAATGCCACGCCCAGCATTCAGGACATCGCCGGTCGActggcggaggagcagcagcgactTCGACAACTGGAGGCCACAACGACTCCCAAAGAGCGGACAGTTCTTGTCTTGGGAAGCAAGTGTGTG ggCAAGACGACGGCCATTAATAAGTTTTTTGATCGCGAGGAACATGCAACGCGTCCAACTCTAGCACTGGAGTACAGCTTTGGACGACGGATTGGCAGCGGAAAGTCACCGCAGGTGATGAATGTTTGGGAACTGGGCTCCCTGGACAATGCAGAGCAATTGCTGGAAGTACCCATGCGGACACATGGTCTGCAGCAACTAGCCGTCGTCCTAATGCTAGATCTCTCCCAGCCACAGCGATTTTGGACGGACTTGGAGTGCGCATACAAGGGACTGAGGGATACGGCGCAACAGATGATGGAAAAGGTAACACCAGAGCTCAGGGAAATCCTCGAACAACGAACAGTGGAGCGAGTGGGTCAGCAAAACAAAGATGTGGAGAAACTAGACCCACTGCCCTTTCCAGTGATTATTGTCGGTGGGAAGTACGATGTGTTTTCTGGTTTCGATCCTGTTATCAGGAAGCACACCTGTCGCTGCTTGCGATCAATGGCCCACCTCATAGGTGGCGCATTGCTGTTCTATTCCCAGAAGATGCCCAAGCTGGCCAAGGTCCTGAGGGACACCATCAACCACTTGGGATTTGGCAGTCCTGCTCATCCATTCCGCTCCCATGTCCTGGACTTCAATGAACCACTGTGCATTTGGTTTGGAACGGACAGTTGGTCGAAAATTGGTGATACTGGCGCCCAAAGTGTGGAGCGAATCGGAGCCACATTCGGAGTGGAAGTAccccagctgcagctggagaagcAGAAGCTACAAGAAACCACCGATCCGGCCAAGGACCCAGGTTTCAAGGAGTCCCTCATCGATGAGATGCGATCGCAGAAAAACGAGGAACTGGCAGGATTAATGAGGGATGTCCTGCTGCGCGGAAAGTTCGAAAGTGTTCAAACTTAA
- the LOC6731632 gene encoding 40S ribosomal protein S28, with translation MPQPVASKARVIKILNRIGARGILTEVRVQLVDQPKMQFMRTVKGPVRLGDIVDFEDTELTWQSSSRSNSNFEGIC, from the coding sequence ATGCCCCAACCTGTCGCTTCCAAGGCTCGTGTCATAAAAATTCTGAATCGAATTGGAGCCCGAGGCATTCTAACCGAAGTCCGTGTGCAGCTGGTCGATCAACCCAAGATGCAATTCATGCGAACAGTCAAGGGACCTGTGCGCCTGGGAGATATCGTGGATTTCGAGGACACTGAGTTGACCTGGCAATCTtcgagcaggagcaacagcaactttGAAGGTATATGCTAA
- the LOC6731633 gene encoding uncharacterized protein LOC6731633 — translation MMCKKLTLLCSLLVLMLIVKEITPRVEFTNLKCRSVNKDFAEFTQCTLKSINRTYKYISGRVTLYKLPITKARVNFGLYKRFNGYRPFLYNQTIDACHFFKHQKANPVAKYFFDMIKEFSNLNHSCPYNSDIIVEKLTTDTVNHHVTKILPYPEGDYMLETHWMLNDIFCGVIQVYLTLF, via the exons ATGATGTGCAAAAAGCTAACTTTATTATGTTCTTTACTGGTGCTTATGTTAATAGTAAAAGAG ATAACACCCCGAGTGGAGTTTACGAACTTAAAGTGTAGGTCTGTGAACAAAGATTTTGCGGAATTTACGCAATGCACTCTGAAATCGATAAATcgaacatataaatatatttcggGAAGGGTAACCCTGTATAAACTGCCAATTACCAAAGCACGG GTCAACTTTGGATTGTACAAAAGGTTCAATGGTTACAGGCCATTTCTATACAATCAAACTATAGATGCGTGCCATTTTTTCAAACATCAAAAAGCAAATCCCGTAGCAAAGTATTTCTTTGACATGATTAAGGAGTTTTCCAACTTAAATCACTCCTGTCCatataat AGCGATATTATTGTGGAAAAACTTACCACCGATACGGTTAATCACCATGTTACGAAAATTCTCCCTTACCCGGAAGGTGATTACATGTTAGAGACTCATTGGATGCTAAATGATATTTTTTGCGGAGTAATTCAAGTGTATCTAACTCTGTTCTAA